AATATGGATTGCTCCACAGCCTCCGCGGTAGACCTGCATCCGAGGCAAGCAACGGACTCCGAGTATGATGCGGAGATCGGCGTTTTGCAATGGGATGAACCCATGTCCCATCATCACAACCATAACCGTGATTCCAATTACCACCCACATTCCTTGCTGACAGAGGATATCCGATATATCCCGACCATGGTCACTGGAAGCACATCCGCGCTTTTGCATTCAATACCGATCTCTCCACATTCAAGCCTGTCACCATCAGAAGCGACTGCCTGCATCGCCATGAATCCATTGGACTCCGCAACGATGGGTACCGTAGGTGTCGACTCACAGCATATCGATCATAACGGGCATCGAATATCCAATGTGGGTGACAGAGTAGCCGAAGATCCACCATCCAAAACTTACCTGGCTTTTGACCAAAAGAGGCTAACATTCCGATGACATAGACGATCAATCGACGACAGTCCCAAAATCGCGAGGCCCAGCGTCGATTCCGAGAACGGAGAGAGCAAGAGAGAGCTCAAACGCAGGTCAAGATGGACGTACTTCGCACAGAAAACAAACGGTTGTCGGACTTGTTCAACCTGTTGAGGACGGAGAATCATAGAATAGAGGGAGAAAACGAGCGATTAAAGGCGGAACTAGAAATAATGAGGAAACGGTGGAAGGATGTGCTACGTGTAATGTCGGAGATGGCGCAGCAAGATGAGCGGACCGCAGGTTGTcgctcatcatcttccaccaccagcccttcttctcccacatcaCCCTCTGGCCCTTGCTCTCAGGTAGACATGCAGAGTCTCAGGCGTTCGATCGTGATGCAGACTCTGGTAGCGCTTTTTGAGGAGAGAGGATCGGACTCAGCGCGTTCTGTGACAATTAAAGACGGCTCTGTGAGCCCTTGAAATCCTAAAGCATATTAATGGTTGCCATTCTGACCGAGGTGGAGAGATATGAGCTTTAGAATGGTGGATTATGTTGGCTACAAGGTCTTTGTGGTTAATATAAGGGTGACTGAATTTAGCTTACATTGGCTTCTCCACCATTTGTCAAACTTGGTGAATTCTTGTAGCTCAATCACCATCTACCGGGACATAGTAGTACGTAAACATATCGGGAAATAGTCGGGGCAATCAAGGGAACGCATCGTATTCTGTTGGATACTCtccttactccgtatatccGAGCCTCGAAGCCCAGCGAAGAACCCAAGCTAGACCCAAAGTGGAAGTGTGTTCCTCGGCTCCTATTGGACCGCATCCCATCTGGATTGGCTAAATTGAAGCTAAGACAACTTGGACTTGTCGTCTCAGCGCCGCCATCAAAGTCGGCTACAGATTCGGCACCGAGGATTCGAATACACGAGATCAGCACCTTGGGATTAGTGGATCTGGGAGGTAGTGCCGAATATGGGCAGCAAACCACAAGAATTCGTCTTCGTCGATGGCCCTGCGTTGGCTAGGGGCTCCAGCGCACATTCTCGAAAAATTAGGTCAGCTCTGATAAGACAACGTGTCTCTGAAAAGCAAACAAACTATCGCCGCGAGGAAGCTGCCAAGAGGGAGAAATTAATTGAGCAGAGAAAGGTCCAAGGGGAGCATCATCAGCATGCATTCAACAAGCTTTGCCCCTGTCGTAGAGAGTTCCAGGGCTCTGATTCCGACCAAACTCAAATGAGCCACCGTAGTAGGCCAACGTTCCTCGTCACTGACGATGGAGCTACAGTTTGTGGGACCTGCAGTAGGTTGACTCCCCTAAATAATTTGAGGACCAACCAAAAGACCGGAGAAACCCCCTCGACCTTGTCAGCTGTGAGTGGAAGGATGGACCCATTCTCCCCACTCGATGCGAGCTGGGGACCACAAGTTGACAGCCTAGTGCATTACGGTTAGTGGCTTGGAAATCTTTATTACCCTGTGCTATTGCACTGGCCACCTGCGATTATTCCTGCTGACTGACTTTACACGTAGCTTTGACCTCCATCTGGCCGGCATTTCGGCAATCAAACTATGCCGGGAGTTGTTATCAGGCTTGGATTCTGCCATCGTCTCGGAATAAGCTCCTAGTTTATAGCACCCTGTGGGCCGCGTCCTGTCACAGGGATGTATTACGGATTAGCTACGGTGCCCCTGACCCGGCGTTGGAGACCAAAGAGCAATTGTATTACAAAGGCCTTGTCCTGAGCACTCTTCACAGTCATGTGGCTGACTACACAAACGAGACGTGGCGTGACAGTGTCATCATGTCTGTACTATACCTTGCTGTCAATGAACACGTCAAGGGCAAAGTAACACGAGACGCAAGTCCGTTCACTCCTCCTTTTGTGGACTTACAATCACTGTCTTTCTACGGTAGCAGGGAGTATCATAATATGCACTGGACATTCATTCAGACCCTTTTAGATCGTCTTGGAGGGATCCACTCCATCAGGATGTACGGACTAGGCTGGCTGCTGTCAATGTAGGTTTACTACTTACCTCGGCTCGTTCTGGGTTATCTGGCTCTCGAGTAGCTAATCTTGATTTTTACAGTGGGGATTTAATGTTCGCCGCCCATTCTTTGACGAAGCCTCATTATCCCTTGGTAGACGTACAGGGAAAGTTATACAACCTTTCTTCTCCGCTACATGCTTTTGGCATCGCACCAAAACAACCGTCTCTACCCGGATCGGGTTTCCGAGAGCTTCTATCGCTTACACCACCcgtgaaagaaaagatcgtAAACGCATTCGTTCACCTCGGTGAATATTCGAATGTGATCCAATCTTTCTCCAATCGCCACCTAGATGCTTCAACCCTTGATCTAATTGGAGACGTTCGGAACCAAGTGCACCACGATTTGTTCAGCCTACCGGACGAGCATAGCCCAACTGATTGCATTATCGATCAGCCGAATAACCCCGGTGATAGCTCCCAGTCTCTAGAGATCTATCACGCTTGCAGGCTCTCTGCCCTGCTATACGCGCTCCACGTCACATTTCCAGTCCCTAAGTCTGCTGCACTTCGAGCCGTGATTATCCCACAGCTGAATGAGAAACTTCATGATGTTAGTCAGAAGATGTCTACTACGCTGCTTCTATGGTGTACCACAGTGACTGCTATTGCGACAGAGGGGATGATCCAACGCCAATCCCTAGTTCAGCTGACCAACAAAGTTCGTCTGGACTTGCAGATACATCATTTAAGTCACACTGTGGAAATACTCCATTCTTTTACCTGGGCAGACATCGCGTGCTTGGATGGGCTCTATAGACTTTGGGACGAGATAATGCGGCTTGGTTGAAGAGGTGTCTTGCAGTGATCACTATGATCGCAGCATCCTGACAGATGAACAGTTCATTGCTATGGCCTTCTCAGAGATGCGGTATTCCTTTCTCTAAACCAAGCAGTTCTGCATGTCGATAGGGTAATACCATCCAGCTCAACTTAGTCAGCCAATGATCACGAGTATCAGCATCAGGAAAGGAAGCCACACGGAGACTGACAGAGCTCTAGGCATATACTCATAATATGGCTGAAACGAATAATCATGCTAGTCTCTTATCGGTTCTTGATTAGGAAAGGATACTGCACCTTTGTCGCCACTATCAACCATCCACATACTTAATAAATTTACGGTGTTTTGCATGTTCGCCGCAGCAGGATACCTAGCCGAGCATGTCACGCCTCGACTTCAAAGTCCAAATACAGAACTTGGGATCATTGCGAATCCCATGCAAATGTCATGCAATTGGGGGTCTCCGTGAACATCTTTCATGCAGTCCTCATGCAAGTCTCAGCtctccaccaccacagcTGCGGGGTATACTAGTCTCTACTCCGGAATCTGAGCATGACTTCTACAATCCTTCTGAAAAGTATTGAGATATCGCATGTTATAAAAGGCTTCCGAGTACAGCTTTCGACACATTTGCAATCCCACTACTTGTTCTTAGCCTTTCTTCCGACATCGATTGATTAGGAAGTTTAATCTATCCGGTTCGGTATTCACGGGCCTAGGGGCCCTTCTAAAATATGCCGGCACGTGAGATACACTTCTTCTGGGCAACTTAGGGTATGGCTGCTAAGTACATTATACGCTATGAACAGTTGACCCCCTGTGAAGGCGTCTTGTGAAACACGTCCTGGAAACAACTATGGGCTCCCAATCCTAATCTGCCATTGCTGTATCCTCCTGTCCAGAATTCTATCATCAAAATGCGAATCCCACTCCAACCCATGCCGGATCTACAGTCATTGAATTCGTAGCTATTGGTTAGGAATCATACCAGCTGCAATTCAAGCCATTCAAGTCCATGCTCCCTGTTCTATGAAATTGTAATCGGAAGTTGGGTTGAAGGCACGATGATGACGTTCTCTGACTTTTAGACGGTGGGTGCGAGTTACCGTCTAGGAAGGCCATGTTTTATGAAGCAACTCCGGCACGAAAGTCCTATTGGGGCGTAGACCCCGGaagaatagattataataattatcaCTAATCAATGATATTCAAATGTATCATCCTCTCGGCTCTTTCGCTTCCGTCCTGAAGTCCGAAGCTGAGTGTTATTCTCTGGCAGGTTGGATTCAGTGGTCCAGAGCCCACCAGAGCGGACTCCAGGTCAGCGATAGCACGAATATAAGCTTACGTTCCTTTCGCTCTCAGGATCATCGTTTAGGTAGATAGATGGTGGGGCCGTTCTATCCCCGGCACCCGGCAACGATTAGCGATTGGCTATGTTCGAATAGCATTATGTGTATTAATCACAGCTAGAATCTATAAATTGTCTCAACGATAGGACGTGAGGGAATTCCCTGACCGGAAATAGTCCGAGATTGACTTATCTAGGGCCACTAAAACTCCGTAGTTTGAATATACTCATTGTCGCATTGTTTAAAGAATAGATTGCCCTGTATCCACCCGGCTCAGAACGTTCGTGGGAAACTGCGTAAGCGGATCCATAATAACCTGAGACATCAGACTCTTGCCTCTCGTTCtctctgttttctctctGGCTTTTATTTTGGTGGAGTATTCAAGGCAAAGTATAAAGGGCAGGCCATGAACTGATGCTAAGTTGTTGAAATATCCCCAACAAATCTTCTCTCGGCTTTTCGAACGAGCTTCCCTAAAATGCGCTACTTTTTCCCATTTGCAGTAGCCATCATGGCTTTCTCGGCCAGCGCTCACCTCGGTCCTCATGATGCTCGATCTAATGCTGAAATGGCTCACAAAGCAGAGCTATCCAGCCGATGTGCGCAGCATGTCGCTCAATTCAACGACAAGCGTTGGAAGCGAAGTCTGGGCCATCCGGGTAACACGACTGTGAAAATCCATACACAAGCCCCTTATTATGATGTGTTACAGAATGACACCTGCGTCCTATCTCCCGAGGTAACTGCTGGTCCATACTACTGGCCGCGGTCTCAGATACTCCGCCAGGATATGACAGAAGGCCAAGTCGGAGTTCCTCTGTGGCTGGACATTGGGGTTATGGATATGGCTACGTGCAGTCCCTTGGAGGGCGTTATGGTCGATCTCTGGCACTGCAACGCGACGGGCAGCTACTCCAGCTTTACTGAATTGTCTCCCAATACCAAATTTCCCGCACTTCTTGCTGAACAGGGCAAGAATGCCTCGGACTTTGTTGTCGGTAGCACGGATATACATACTGATTCCGAAACCTGGCTTCGAGGCATGTGGCCAACCGATGACCACGGAATGATGCAAATGAAGACTATATTCCCTGGTTCGTTAATGCTCTCTAAAGCGACATCATATAAGAGGGTTTCGTCAGCTGACTAACCCACGTCAATAGGTTTCTATGTTGAGAGAACTATCCATATCCACGTCCAAGTGCACACCGACTGGACCACCGGCGAAAACGGAACCCTGGTCTTCGAAAACACCGTCAGCACCGGGCAGTTATATTTTGACGAAAAGCTCGAAGAAAAGATTATGGCGATGGAGCCTTACTCCTCCCATACGCAGATCAACCGCACCCGCAatgatgttgatatggaaTTCTCCAAGGGTACTGCGAATGGTTACAACCCGGTTGTCTCAGTCGTGCCAGTCGATGAAAATGATCTCACCAAGGGTCTGATTGGGTACATTACTATTGGTGTGGACACTTCAGCCATCGAGGATGAACATTGGTCTGCATCTTGAACTCCGACTCGGGCACAGCCTGGTATTGTTTTCTTGTGGGAAGGAAGGCGGGAGGGACAAGGGGAGGGGGAGTGATGTTCCGTTGCTGTTTGTGTAGCTGGTTATCGAACCACTCACTGTACACTCATttagatatagtattagaaCCGCTGCAACTTGAATGACACCTCTGTACTGTAAAGGCAACTACACTGTGTATTCCTACTTTGTCGGCTACAAGCCCATCTCAACCCAGGGAGACGATGCTGCCTTCGTCGACATACCAAAGAAGGCAGCGGAGCTCGACTTTCTGTTCACTGCGGAGCTTGCTGGTTGCTCCCTCATAGTTACAGACTATAACAGCTCTCATTATCGCGTTTACCATGATTCCCGACCGATGAGTTCGACGTTCTATGATCACGTCGTGATGGCAGCCGATTTGACCGACTATATCGGAGGCCTAGAGGTAGATCCAAACCAGCTATTGCTAACTGTGTGCCTCCAGTACAAACAGGGGAAGTGGAAGCTTTACGCACAACTTCTCAAGGAAAACGATAAACACCAGCGTATCATATGACCCACTGGTTCCAATATCCTTCCCAGCGTCTGGGCCCGGTCGCCAGGGGAATACGTGAAGCCGGCTATCAGGGACCTTCGAGCCAGGATTGAAACTTACATGCGCAATCTTCTTGATACCTTGAACGGTGATCTAAAATACTCGGGCAAACAGCCAGTAGCTATACCAACGGCAGTGGATGGTAGATTTGTTAATTTTCCGTCGACTTCATCGCCTCCCTTGACAAATCCTGCGGTAGCCAGAACGGAAGCTTGGAGACAAGCTCTTCGGGAAGCCAAGAATAGGCTGGGCGACAAAGGTatgtttctcctttttttttaatatcatGTAGTATGGAGTGAATTATACGGCGAGGCTCACATCTGCTGTTCCATTAATTAGGGAATGCTTACGAGGATCTAGTCCGCTCtaagacagaaagaagccGATCCATCATTGATATTGCATACCTTTAGTTGCtgaagaaggggaaatgaAAGCATCAATTTGATCAGCGTGCTCGAACAAATCCATTAGGGCTTGGCCTTATCGATGGGCTAGTACAGGGATCGCCCATCAGATCTTATGGTTGTGTACAAGCCGATACCTTCTAGGATAGATATCATAAACTACTCGAATATCCACAAACTCATCAGGACTGACAGATACGAGTTGGATCCGGTTTAGCCacacccttttcttttgtcgaTTTTCGGTCAGGTAGGGAGAGGCCAAACCATCGACCTCCAGTAGGCCCAGTTCTTCCCAATAGCAGTGAGAAGGTACCACGTTATTACAGGGTAGTCGCAATGTTACTGTGGTCCTTGCCATGCAGTCCTTCGCATCCAATCCGCCAAAGTACTGGCCTTAACTCCCAGATCTTCATATGATGTATCCTCAGTCTGATCCCTTGTTCCGTAACAGATCTTGTCATCTGGAGCCACAGCGATCCATTCCACCATTTGTttgatatcttcttcatatccTTTGCCAACAGTCGCCGCCACCGTAGCGCCCCATTGATCAAGTGTTATCGGGTCGAAGGTGGCTTCCTGGGAAGTGATCTCTCTGAACACTCTTGCGAAGTCAGCAAATGAAAGCTTCGGGCCAACAACAGGATACGTTTTTGCTGCTGTTTTCTCTGGACCCAGGGAAAATATTTCTGTCTTTGCGTTAGCCAGACTTTTCATCTTTGGTGAACAATATGATCATCGCACCAGCAGCGTATACGCCAATATCATAGCTTGGATCAACCCAATCAGCAAGTTTGTTCCCATCTATTGGGGCGCAAAATCGGACTGTTCCGTCGTCTAGATCACTTTTCCATTAGCTTCGTTTCCATGTGGAGGAAACACTTGGTTTAAGACTGACCTTGACGCTGGCAATACTGAGACCATTGCATGTTTGTGTAGAACAGACCTAACAAAGTAAGCATTCACCACAATTTAGCATGTTCGTGAACTTACCAGGATGTAAAGCCGTCACGGCAAGGAGCTCATCCCGGGCCCTCTGTTCAATCTTATGTTTGTTGTCAAAATGGAAGACTTTAGTAAAGCGACCTTTACTCGCGTTCGTTATGTTGGGCAAACTGCTCATTACGAAGTGTTGCACATTGCAAGCCTTATACATTCATCACCCAACTtagcttctcatccttcctcctTTCAATCATTCATTGTGCTGGGactttaatatagatatacgGAGAATAAACACACCTTCGCCGCATCGATAATATTCCTCCCAGCCACCAGTTCATGATCCATATCCTGCtccttttcaatcttcttcccaGCGATCCGGTTATTCGTCACAGCAAACACCCCATAGACGTTTTGAAACGCTTCAATTAGGGATTGTTTGTTGTAAACATCAGCAGCGACGAACTCAAGTCTACCACTGTCTTTGTACTTCGCCTGAAGCCTCTGCGCTGCAGGGGAAGAAACGTCACGTGTGATGGCGCGAACATGGAACGATGGCTCGGTCTTCGCGAGAAGTGCGCGGACAACACCACCCCCTTGGTTCCCTGTTGCGCCGAGGACGGCgatatactttatttctCCTTGGTCGGTTGGCATGTTGGGTTGTTTTACGTAGAACTGATATTCAAGTTGGCTTCGCTGTGGTGGGTAATTCACGCGTTCTTCCGAATGGTGAGTGCGGGGATGAAGTTTCCTTTTCAAACTTAAAGATGTAAGGCTGCTATAGACAGCCAGGACTCTACCAACAAGCTTTATCTCTGCGGCGCTAGGCGTTTTTATATCGCCCTATACACTGGATTCCGGGGTATAAGCAGTTTAGGTTGTGACGCAATGGCTGACTTTTGGTCCCTTTTGCCGTATTTCCGTCGATATGTCGATGGCCCCACCAACATGAAGGGGAGAGTCTTTTCCCGGCTTGACCTCGGTCACTGATAAGTGTCTAGTCTACGCAATACAAGATGACTACTAGGCTGTCTGTATTAAGTAGATTTCAATAAGTTATGGACTTTGAACAGAGTACTTCTTAACAAACCCAGCTTCATGTCCGACCTTATTCGGAATTACGGAATTGTGGACCATAGATAAGTAGTTCTTGTACTTTATCTGTGCTATATGCTTCCAAAAAGGGTTTGAGTATGGTTCCCTTAGGATTCCTTTGGCTTTCACTGATTGGTCATTTATGTAACCCGATAATCACAACTCTCAACAAAAGTTTTCCGTCTTACAGAACGCTGGACTAGGTTCTCAAAGTAGGATTGATGTGAGTAATAATGCCAATACTTATACCCAGGACGATGGCGTGACCGGTCTGCTGACAtgctcgaagaagaagctatTCCTCCTATGTCATCGTATTAATAGGCATGGTTCCTTGATATACTTCTAATGCGCCTGGATGTTATAGTTCCTTAACTGGGCTATTCCCAAAAATGATCCATCGCTGACTGTATGCCAACTAAATGACTATCCCTGAATCTTGAGACTTGAAGTAGACGTCCGGGTTATACATGTATAGATATTTGATATTACTTACTTCGAAGATTATTTTGTAGAAAGCTTACCAGAATGCTGAAGGTAAAATAGGCTTTGGGGCTCAAGCGTCTAAATCTTAAGTTGACTACCTTATCCTTTGCTTTTATAGAACATCATCGTGATTAAGATTATTGAGTCTAGCACGCATGAGTATAGAGACTGTCTGTATACGCCAGTTCAAAATAGAACGTAGATGTGCATGAGCGGGTCCACGGGGTATCGCGGCAGCGCAGCCCTCATTCTGATGCTTGGCAATGCAACTATGTAACCAAAGGGCGTGTGCCGCTTGCGGGGTAGAATTTTTCTAGTCTATGTCGGGGGAAAAATATAatgagacaaagaaaaaggataagCAAAACCATAAGCAAGCGTGATATGATTTTTAACGTAATCTAAATGCAGAGTAAAATTAATACCTCAGGTGAGAAGGGATGTAGCGGTAAACTTCTGCTAGGGATAACTATCCCGTGCCTGGATCGTGACGTTCCAAGCCCTAGGTGAAGGTGCAACCTCGAGATTTTCTAGAACCACCTATCCGTACTTCATATACCTCATTGTCGCATTCTATCTCTAGATACCACTTTGTAGTACATTTTGATTTGTCTTGGCGGATACCAGAGAAAGCTTGGACTGAGATTAATTGTTCAACGAGTCGGAATATCACTGCAAGGGATAAGTTGCTTTCACAATCTTGTCCTCTTAAAACCTTGAAATGACGGTGTGGACCCCCAAGAAGCTGTCGATCTGGGCGACCCGCCGAGTCAAGCATCCAGTCACAGGCCAGTATGGCCTCTTTTACCTCCGCTTTGGGACACTGCCGCAGGGAACATGCTTAGGGAGTATTGTTGATCCACTCAGCTTTCTTGAATTGAACTGCAATTGACCTATACACCACACATGGCTAGGACGAACTGCATGGCCGTGGTATTCAGGATCGGCCGTATATGCAGCCGCTGGCCTCAGCCGAAGGTCATCTAACTACGAATATTACTCATGAGTCAGAGGGTGGTGGGTCTCGGAGTTGACTAATGAGAATTGATTAGTTAGTTGCTGGCTACCGATACGATAAAAGAATTTATCTTCTCCGCatggcttttttctttctcttccttcgtcAACTGTTTGCTCCCGGGTAGTTCTCTACGACTTCTCGTATAGTCGAGATTACACCATGCAGTTCACCACCTCTCGAGGGTCTGTATGGGGCCACAAATGGCGGTCTTCGTCGTTATTCATTGTCAGCGCCATGGCAATGGCGCTGTTCACTGGTATTCATCGCTTTTGTCCCCGCGCTTTGACGTAACCCAGATGTTTCTAACGAACCAATTCCCTCAGATGTCTTCCTGTCTACCTTCATTGTGCCGATCCTCCCCTACATCCTGGAAAGCCGTCTCGGTCTCGATGTGTCCCTGACCCAGCGCATGAGTTTTGCATTGCTGGCGTTAAGTGCGGTCACATCGCTCATCTGCAGCCCATTTATTGGCCACTATGCGGATCAGATGTCTTCGAAGAAGATCATGCTGCTCGGCTCATTGGCTACGGCATTATTCTCCACAATCATTCTGGCTATGGCGACTTCAAGTATGTGCGATTCCTTTGATTCGAATGTAGAGCATCTGCTCCGTGTGGTTGCGGAGTAATGTCTAACGGTTGCAATAATAGCTTTtaccttgttcttcggtCGTTTCATTCAAGCAGTTGCGAGCGCATTCATCTGGACAGTGGGATACGCGACGATCGCGGACAATGTTAAGCAGGACAATCTGGGCAAGACTTACGGGGTGATCTCCCTTGTCGTGGCTGTGGGTACGTCCGGAGGACCCATGGCTGCTGGCATACTGTTCGAGATAGGTGGATACTGGTTGGCATGGTCGAGTGCCTTTGCCATAATCGTGGTGGATATTGTGCTCCGCGTGTTGATGATCGAGCGACCGAGGACGCAACCAGGTGAGTGCCTACAGACGATTTGATTGAGTATATGTCTGGTTTCTGACCTAGATAACCAACAGGCACGCCGCGTGGCGACGATCAGGACCCCGAGAACGATCCCCTCCTACCAGACAACATTAGCATTGTCGAGGAAAAGACGGGGTGGCACTTTTATACATATCTCTTCCGACACCGTCAATTTGTCTGCGGTGCCATGAGCTATTTTGTATTCGCTGTCTTGATTTCCAGCTTTGATACCACCATCCCTCTTCATGTTCGGGACGTATTCGACTGGGGTAGTATGATGTCCGGGTTACTTTTCGCCGCTTTACAAGGTCCTGGAATAATTATGAGCCCGCTCTGTGGTTGGTTGAAAGATCGCTATGGCACACGGTATCCAACCGCAGCAGGTTTCGCCATCCTGACGCCCATAATGTGGGTGCTGGGTATGCCCGGCGACGATCGGTTCCCCGGCGTGAACGGTGGCAACACAGGACAAATCGTCTATGCCGTCTGCGTAACTGCAGTGGGAACTTTCTCGTGTTTACTCAATGGCGCAGGAAGTATTGAAGCTACAGGTGTGCCGCGTCAAATTTCATTGGACCTGTTTCGCATTCGCTAACTCTGCCCTCCCTTGCATTAGTGACCGTCGACGAAATTGAAGCCAGACATCCCGGCATTTTTGGCCCTAATGGCGGGTACTCGCGAGCGCTGTCTCTTGCGAGCATGAGCTGGACCTCGGGGGCATTCATTGGTCCTATTTTGTCTGGATATCTGACCGAGAAGGTCGGATACTATGAAATGAACTGCGTTATTGGTTCGTTATTTTTATCACCCTTTTCACTTTGCTAGGTCGAGACTGACATCGACACAGCCGTTCTGTGCGCCCTGTCGACTGTGAACGCTCTCTGGAACCTCAAGTCCAAGACCCCGGCGGATGGCCAAGGTCAACCTGACGATCGTAAATAATTAATGATTTCTATGAAATCCGGTAATAAAAGCAACGTAGCACCTGAACCGAATACCACAGGTGCGTTAATAGAGGGGCATAATGATGTGATAGAAATGATGAAAGGATGATTTTTTGAAAAAAGTGATTTCTTAGCGACCGTCTGTTTCCAATGTCTTAGTTTCTCATGGGTTCCAAGTTATGATGACGACAGCGATGATCTATGACCAAACGGTTCACTGAAACATTGtctcttcatttccttgTCTGTTTGTTCTGGGCTTTTTTTGGCGGTTTCGGTTTCTTCCTAATACAGTTGGTCTCC
This DNA window, taken from Aspergillus flavus chromosome 5, complete sequence, encodes the following:
- a CDS encoding bZIP transcription factor, translated to MDCSTASAVDLHPRQATDSEYDAEIGVLQWDEPMSHHHNHNRDSNYHPHSLLTEDIRYIPTMVTGSTSALLHSIPISPHSSLSPSEATACIAMNPLDSATMGTVGVDSQHIDHNGHRISNTINRRQSQNREAQRRFRERREQERAQTQVKMDVLRTENKRLSDLFNLLRTENHRIEGENERLKAELEIMRKRWKDVLRVMSEMAQQDERTAGCRSSSSTTSPSSPTSPSGPCSQVDMQSLRRSIVMQTLVALFEERGSDSARSVTIKDGSVSP
- a CDS encoding Intradiol ring-cleavage dioxygenase, giving the protein MRYFFPFAVAIMAFSASAHLGPHDARSNAEMAHKAELSSRCAQHVAQFNDKRWKRSLGHPGNTTVKIHTQAPYYDVLQNDTCVLSPEVTAGPYYWPRSQILRQDMTEGQVGVPLWLDIGVMDMATCSPLEGVMVDLWHCNATGSYSSFTELSPNTKFPALLAEQGKNASDFVVGSTDIHTDSETWLRGMWPTDDHGMMQMKTIFPGFYVERTIHIHVQVHTDWTTGENGTLVFENTVSTGQLYFDEKLEEKIMAMEPYSSHTQINRTRNDVDMEFSKGTANGYNPVVSVVPVDENDLTKGLIGYITIGVDTSAIEDEHWSAS
- a CDS encoding MFS multidrug transporter; its protein translation is MQFTTSRGSVWGHKWRSSSLFIVSAMAMALFTDVFLSTFIVPILPYILESRLGLDVSLTQRMSFALLALSAVTSLICSPFIGHYADQMSSKKIMLLGSLATALFSTIILAMATSTFTLFFGRFIQAVASAFIWTVGYATIADNVKQDNLGKTYGVISLVVAVGTSGGPMAAGILFEIGGYWLAWSSAFAIIVVDIVLRVLMIERPRTQPGTPRGDDQDPENDPLLPDNISIVEEKTGWHFYTYLFRHRQFVCGAMSYFVFAVLISSFDTTIPLHVRDVFDWGSMMSGLLFAALQGPGIIMSPLCGWLKDRYGTRYPTAAGFAILTPIMWVLGMPGDDRFPGVNGGNTGQIVYAVCVTAVGTFSCLLNGAGSIEATVTVDEIEARHPGIFGPNGGYSRALSLASMSWTSGAFIGPILSGYLTEKVGYYEMNCVIAVLCALSTVNALWNLKSKTPADGQGQPDDRK